In the genome of Sphingomonas naphthae, one region contains:
- a CDS encoding HpcH/HpaI aldolase/citrate lyase family protein translates to MIRPRRSALFLPASNARAIEKARGLDSDVVILDLEDAVAPEEKAAARARAVETVKAGGFGHRELVVRVNGLGSPWVEEDLAALRTVAPDAILAPKIGCVAEVKALALRLNPGVPLWAMIESCAAILHIDAIAATRPLAALIVGANDLAKEMRCTPGADRAPLHAALAMTVMAARAHGLVAFDSVSNDLSGGDAFAALCDQGARFGFDGKTLIHPNQIAPCNAAFSPSEDAIAEAEAIVAGFAAPEAAGKGAIRVNGKMVELLHLDEAKQLLALAEAIRR, encoded by the coding sequence ATGATCCGCCCCCGTCGCAGTGCGCTGTTCCTCCCCGCCTCCAACGCCCGCGCGATCGAGAAGGCGCGCGGGCTCGACAGCGATGTGGTGATCCTCGATCTGGAGGATGCCGTCGCGCCCGAGGAGAAGGCCGCCGCGCGCGCCCGAGCGGTGGAGACGGTGAAGGCCGGCGGCTTCGGCCATCGCGAGCTGGTGGTGCGGGTCAACGGGCTGGGAAGCCCGTGGGTCGAGGAGGATCTGGCGGCGCTGCGCACGGTGGCGCCCGACGCGATCCTCGCCCCCAAGATCGGCTGCGTGGCCGAGGTGAAGGCGCTGGCGCTGCGGCTCAATCCGGGCGTGCCCTTGTGGGCGATGATCGAGAGCTGCGCCGCGATCCTGCATATCGACGCCATCGCCGCCACCCGGCCGCTGGCGGCGCTGATCGTCGGCGCGAACGATCTGGCCAAGGAGATGCGCTGCACCCCCGGCGCCGATCGCGCGCCGCTCCACGCCGCGCTGGCGATGACGGTGATGGCGGCGCGCGCCCACGGGCTGGTCGCGTTCGACAGCGTGAGCAACGATCTGTCGGGCGGGGACGCCTTTGCGGCGCTGTGCGATCAGGGCGCCCGCTTCGGTTTCGACGGCAAGACGCTGATCCACCCCAATCAGATCGCCCCCTGCAACGCGGCCTTCTCTCCCTCCGAGGACGCCATCGCGGAGGCCGAGGCGATCGTGGCAGGCTTTGCCGCCCCCGAGGCGGCGGGCAAGGGCGCGATCCGGGTGAACGGCAAGATGGTCGAGCTACTCCATCTCGACGAGGCCAAGCAGCTGCTCGCGCTGGCGGAGGCGATACGCCGCTGA
- a CDS encoding M48 family metalloprotease produces MIRTIILSLLLATTGAASAQAQSISASDRKQGTAANPKLIEEFGGAYTGRQHELVEVVGRKVAVQSGLSRDGSDFTVTTLDSPVENAFAIPGGYIYITRQLLALMNSEDELASVLGHEVGHVAARHAAGRNSRTIIGAILAAGATLATGSDAAGRMVNTGAQLYTLKYGRDQEYQADALGIRYMTSAGYNPYASPEILGALDRSTRLSAQAAGQAAQNVPTWMSTHPNSAARVERAAGLAASTGKPEPGPEQDRPFLMMLDGLPYGAAKDGTVVRLVTVGRGDTPDSLAARMALPTLKLERFLTLNGLAAGEALAPGRLVKLIVAR; encoded by the coding sequence ATGATACGGACGATCATCCTGAGCCTGCTGCTGGCGACCACCGGTGCGGCATCGGCCCAGGCCCAGTCCATTTCGGCATCGGACAGGAAGCAGGGCACCGCCGCCAACCCCAAGCTGATCGAGGAGTTCGGCGGGGCCTATACGGGGCGGCAGCACGAGCTGGTCGAAGTGGTTGGGCGCAAGGTTGCGGTGCAGTCCGGCCTGTCTCGTGACGGATCGGACTTCACCGTGACGACGCTCGATTCGCCGGTGGAGAACGCCTTCGCGATTCCCGGCGGCTATATCTACATCACCCGCCAGCTGCTCGCGCTGATGAATTCGGAAGATGAGCTGGCCTCGGTGCTGGGGCATGAGGTGGGCCATGTCGCCGCGCGCCACGCCGCCGGGCGCAACAGCCGCACCATCATCGGCGCCATCCTCGCCGCCGGCGCGACCCTGGCGACGGGAAGCGACGCGGCCGGGCGCATGGTGAATACCGGCGCGCAACTCTACACGCTCAAATATGGCCGTGATCAGGAATATCAGGCCGACGCGCTCGGCATCCGCTACATGACGTCGGCCGGCTACAATCCCTATGCCTCGCCCGAAATCTTGGGCGCGCTCGATCGATCGACGCGGCTGTCGGCGCAGGCGGCGGGGCAGGCCGCGCAGAATGTCCCGACCTGGATGTCGACCCATCCCAATTCGGCCGCCCGAGTCGAGCGCGCCGCCGGCCTCGCCGCCTCGACCGGCAAGCCCGAGCCGGGGCCGGAGCAGGATCGGCCCTTCCTGATGATGCTCGACGGCCTGCCCTATGGCGCGGCGAAGGACGGCACGGTGGTGCGGCTGGTGACGGTCGGCAGAGGTGACACGCCCGATTCGCTCGCCGCGCGCATGGCGTTGCCGACCTTGAAGCTGGAACGCTTCCTCACGCTCAACGGGCTGGCGGCGGGCGAGGCGCTGGCGCCCGGCAGGCTCGTGAAGCTGATCGTCGCGAGGTAG
- a CDS encoding pirin family protein: MTMRDSDVDGVEMVILPPVRDLGDGFRVRRALPSAHRRMVGPFVFFDQMGPTVMDAGHGLDVRPHPHIGLATVTYLIEGEIFHRDSLGSAQAIRPGAVNWMTAGSGIVHSERSSPEVRAAGGPLYGLQTWVALPADQEEVAPAFTHYPADAIPTESADGVTVTLIAGSLDGLVSPVATLSAMVYADVRLAAGARWRVSPEHVERAFYVLDGEVAVVGQTGVFTQHELIVLKPGAEIVLTSERPARLMLAGGEPFPEKRTIYWNFVSSRADRIEQAKADWRDRLFAEVPGESEFIPLPDEPKPVRYP; the protein is encoded by the coding sequence ATGACGATGCGGGACAGCGATGTGGACGGGGTCGAGATGGTGATCCTGCCGCCGGTGCGCGATCTGGGCGACGGCTTCCGGGTGCGCCGCGCGCTGCCCTCGGCGCATCGCCGGATGGTCGGGCCGTTCGTGTTCTTCGACCAGATGGGGCCGACGGTGATGGACGCCGGCCACGGCCTCGACGTGCGGCCCCACCCGCATATCGGACTGGCGACGGTGACCTATCTGATCGAGGGCGAGATCTTCCACCGCGACAGCCTGGGATCGGCGCAGGCGATCCGGCCGGGCGCGGTCAACTGGATGACGGCGGGATCGGGCATCGTCCATTCCGAACGCTCCAGCCCGGAGGTGCGCGCGGCGGGCGGGCCGCTCTATGGGCTCCAGACTTGGGTGGCGCTGCCGGCCGATCAGGAGGAGGTCGCCCCAGCCTTCACCCATTATCCCGCCGACGCGATCCCCACCGAGAGCGCCGACGGCGTGACCGTCACGCTGATCGCCGGCTCGCTGGACGGGCTGGTGTCGCCGGTCGCGACCCTGTCGGCGATGGTCTATGCCGACGTGCGCCTCGCCGCCGGCGCGCGCTGGCGGGTGAGCCCCGAACATGTCGAGCGCGCCTTCTACGTGCTCGATGGCGAGGTCGCGGTCGTCGGGCAGACGGGCGTGTTCACGCAGCACGAACTGATCGTGCTGAAGCCGGGCGCGGAGATCGTGCTGACCAGCGAACGGCCGGCGCGACTGATGCTGGCGGGCGGCGAGCCCTTCCCCGAGAAGCGCACCATCTACTGGAATTTCGTGTCGAGCCGCGCGGACCGGATCGAGCAGGCGAAGGCGGACTGGCGCGATCGGCTGTTCGCGGAGGTGCCGGGCGAGAGCGAGTTCATCCCGCTGCCGGACGAGCCGAAGCCGGTGCGCTATCCCTGA
- the rlmN gene encoding 23S rRNA (adenine(2503)-C(2))-methyltransferase RlmN, with product MPIPGHIDPVPVARALTPRADGRTDLLGLSRDQIRAALADAGLEPKQAKLRAKQLWHWIYNRGATDFAVMTDIAKTMHPWLAERFAIGRPEVIEAQVSTDGTRKWLLRSGDGQDYEMVFIPDADRGTLCVSSQVGCTLNCRFCHTGTMRLVRNLTAGEIVSQVMLARDALGEWPSQPEGRMLTNIVMMGMGEPLYNFDNVRDALDIVMDGDGLALSKRRITLSTAGVIPMMERAGREIGVNLAVSLHAVTKDVRDEIVPLNRKYGIEELLAACAAYPGANNARRITFEYVMLKDRNDSDADAHELVRLLKHYKLPAKVNLIPFNPWPGAPYECSTPDRVRSFSNIVFEGGISAPVRTPRGRDIEAACGQLKTAAEKKSRAELDRIAEAKQAALG from the coding sequence ATGCCCATCCCCGGCCACATCGATCCGGTGCCCGTCGCCCGCGCGCTCACGCCGCGCGCCGATGGCCGCACCGATCTGCTCGGCTTGTCCCGCGACCAGATCCGCGCCGCCCTCGCCGACGCCGGCCTTGAGCCGAAGCAGGCCAAGCTGCGCGCCAAGCAATTGTGGCACTGGATCTACAATCGCGGCGCCACCGATTTCGCGGTGATGACCGACATCGCCAAGACCATGCACCCGTGGCTCGCCGAGCGGTTCGCGATCGGCCGGCCCGAGGTCATCGAGGCGCAGGTCTCGACCGACGGCACGCGCAAATGGCTGCTGCGATCGGGCGACGGCCAGGATTATGAGATGGTCTTCATCCCCGACGCGGATCGGGGCACGCTCTGCGTCTCCAGCCAGGTTGGCTGCACGCTCAACTGCCGCTTCTGCCACACCGGCACGATGCGCCTCGTCCGCAACCTCACCGCAGGCGAGATCGTCAGCCAGGTCATGTTGGCGCGCGATGCGCTCGGCGAATGGCCGTCGCAGCCCGAGGGGCGGATGCTCACCAACATCGTGATGATGGGCATGGGCGAGCCGCTCTACAATTTCGACAATGTCCGCGATGCGCTGGATATCGTGATGGACGGCGACGGCCTCGCGCTCTCCAAGCGCCGCATCACCCTTTCCACGGCCGGCGTGATCCCGATGATGGAGCGCGCCGGGCGCGAGATCGGCGTCAACCTCGCCGTGTCGCTCCATGCAGTCACCAAGGACGTGCGCGACGAGATCGTGCCGCTGAACCGCAAATACGGCATCGAGGAATTGCTCGCCGCCTGCGCGGCCTATCCCGGCGCCAACAACGCGCGCCGCATCACCTTCGAATATGTGATGCTGAAGGATCGCAACGACAGCGACGCCGACGCCCACGAGCTGGTCCGGCTGCTCAAGCACTATAAGCTGCCCGCCAAGGTGAACCTGATCCCGTTCAACCCCTGGCCCGGCGCGCCCTATGAATGTTCGACGCCGGATCGGGTTCGGTCCTTCTCCAACATCGTGTTCGAGGGCGGCATCTCCGCCCCCGTCCGCACCCCGCGCGGCCGCGATATCGAAGCCGCCTGCGGCCAGCTGAAAACGGCGGCGGAGAAGAAGAGCCGGGCGGAACTGGATCGCATCGCCGAGGCGAAGCAGGCGGCGCTGGGCTGA
- a CDS encoding M20/M25/M40 family metallo-hydrolase: MADLAAVSARPHIVGSPEDAKVRAYLARRMAALGLTVSTQNFPLPEAARKEVAGWIGRDVDALTGTNVIGVMAGRDRAAPALLLMAHHDTVWGSPGAGDDGFGVAALLEIARALKAGPQPARDVILLFTDAEEVGLVGAKAWFADPANAARVGAIVNFEARGGGGRVSMFETSPGNGAAMRLFARVVPHPSAQSIAVSVYRLMPNSTDLTVALPHGATAFNFAPVGRAGLYHSPLATPANIDPATLHDMGLQGLGLTRALAMAPALPPRTADAAFGDVFGLGLLVYPAWAGWIVLAVAAGLFALAIGRVRPGWGGIGRGLVAALWLVPHGALLLLLVNHVSGVDWNYYDRLAALPRLEVQAALLALAAIALSLAVTRPLWPTPRWAGLIPALLLSAAALLLGDDPLVVAILGGLGLATGWFVHRTGLWEGWLGAILLVLLLVALVQALLPTAAPPFAWGLLLASLAAALTAWVDRDFTGGAGVIAAAIVAALALGNLLPFAHFLFLSVGADRAEVTILFALMALMLLRPLIALPPRALLIGGAALGVVATGIALSVLLDPMAPSVATYSLRPRG, from the coding sequence ATGGCCGATCTCGCCGCCGTCTCGGCCCGGCCGCATATCGTCGGCTCGCCCGAGGATGCGAAGGTCCGCGCCTATCTGGCGCGGCGCATGGCGGCGCTGGGCCTCACCGTGTCTACCCAGAATTTCCCCTTGCCCGAAGCCGCGCGCAAGGAGGTGGCCGGCTGGATCGGGCGCGATGTAGATGCGCTGACCGGCACCAATGTGATCGGCGTGATGGCCGGGCGCGACCGGGCGGCGCCCGCGCTGCTGTTGATGGCGCATCACGATACCGTCTGGGGATCGCCGGGCGCGGGGGACGACGGCTTCGGCGTGGCGGCCCTGCTGGAGATCGCCCGCGCGCTCAAGGCCGGGCCGCAGCCGGCCCGCGACGTGATCCTGCTGTTCACCGATGCCGAGGAGGTCGGGCTCGTCGGCGCGAAGGCGTGGTTCGCCGATCCGGCCAACGCCGCGCGGGTGGGCGCGATCGTCAATTTCGAGGCGCGCGGCGGCGGTGGCCGCGTCTCCATGTTCGAGACCTCGCCCGGCAATGGCGCGGCGATGCGGCTGTTCGCGCGGGTCGTGCCGCACCCGTCCGCCCAGTCGATCGCGGTGTCGGTCTATCGGCTGATGCCCAATTCGACCGACCTGACCGTGGCGCTGCCGCATGGCGCCACCGCCTTCAATTTCGCGCCGGTCGGCCGCGCCGGCCTCTATCATTCGCCGCTGGCGACGCCGGCCAATATCGATCCCGCTACGCTGCACGACATGGGGTTGCAGGGCCTCGGGCTGACGCGCGCGCTGGCGATGGCGCCGGCCCTGCCGCCGCGCACCGCCGATGCGGCGTTCGGCGACGTGTTCGGGCTGGGGCTGCTGGTCTATCCCGCCTGGGCCGGCTGGATCGTGCTGGCGGTGGCGGCCGGGCTGTTCGCGCTGGCGATCGGGCGGGTCAGGCCGGGCTGGGGCGGGATCGGCCGGGGCCTCGTCGCGGCGCTGTGGCTGGTGCCGCACGGCGCGCTGCTGCTGCTCCTCGTCAACCATGTCTCGGGCGTCGACTGGAATTATTACGACCGGCTCGCGGCTCTGCCCCGGCTGGAGGTGCAGGCGGCGCTGCTGGCGCTGGCCGCGATCGCGCTGTCGCTGGCCGTCACACGCCCGCTCTGGCCGACGCCGCGCTGGGCCGGACTGATCCCCGCCCTGCTGCTGTCGGCCGCCGCGCTGCTGCTGGGCGACGATCCGCTGGTGGTGGCGATCCTCGGCGGGCTCGGCCTCGCCACCGGCTGGTTCGTCCACCGCACGGGCCTGTGGGAAGGCTGGCTCGGCGCGATCCTGCTGGTGCTGCTGCTCGTCGCGCTGGTGCAGGCGCTGTTGCCGACCGCCGCGCCGCCCTTCGCCTGGGGCCTGCTGCTGGCGAGCCTCGCCGCCGCGCTGACGGCGTGGGTCGATCGCGACTTCACGGGTGGCGCCGGGGTGATCGCGGCCGCCATCGTCGCCGCGCTGGCGCTGGGCAACCTCTTGCCCTTCGCCCATTTCCTGTTCCTGAGCGTCGGCGCCGACCGGGCCGAGGTGACGATCCTGTTCGCGCTGATGGCGCTGATGCTGCTCCGCCCGCTGATCGCGCTGCCGCCGCGCGCGCTGCTGATCGGTGGCGCGGCGCTCGGCGTCGTGGCGACGGGGATCGCCTTGTCGGTGCTGCTCGACCCGATGGCCCCCTCCGTCGCCACCTACAGCCTCCGTCCGAGGGGATGA
- a CDS encoding S41 family peptidase, whose translation MRRLLRLTLPFLPLALIAAAPAGAPEVYDRAELYDRIVSDVDRLYWDKARLGPNWADAVERNRARAIAARNPRDFYGAVQAMLTTIGDSHVYAVGPATVALDKARAAGEAGSSFGFSFWRDGAAWRILSVKPGSPAARAGIQIGWQLVSIDGEPAGSDFRSSLDRDSKLLFLDDGGRPRSLTLRGALIAPEPERRAERLPGGILHLALDVFSPGAERWVGDQLRDGPPPAGVILDLRENEGGDADAIARVAGRFFLEKQTLLRRTHRDGFEDVPIAGAGRRAYGGPLAVLVGPRSASGAEAIAAMIDESGRGLTVGDKTSGALTGADEIDLPDGGMLSVAVFDIRTPSGQRIEGRGFTPRYVVRPTVADLRAGRDPVLEKAVALLQEG comes from the coding sequence ATGCGACGCCTCCTCCGCCTCACCTTGCCCTTCCTGCCGCTGGCGCTGATCGCGGCCGCGCCGGCGGGCGCCCCGGAAGTTTATGATCGGGCCGAGCTGTACGACCGCATCGTTTCCGACGTGGACCGGCTCTATTGGGACAAGGCGCGGCTGGGGCCGAACTGGGCCGACGCGGTGGAGCGCAACCGCGCCAGGGCCATCGCGGCGCGCAACCCGCGCGACTTCTACGGCGCGGTGCAGGCGATGCTCACCACCATCGGCGACAGCCATGTCTATGCCGTCGGCCCGGCCACCGTCGCGCTCGACAAGGCGCGCGCCGCCGGCGAGGCGGGGTCGAGCTTCGGCTTCTCCTTCTGGCGCGACGGCGCGGCGTGGCGCATCCTCTCGGTCAAACCCGGCAGCCCCGCCGCGCGCGCGGGCATCCAGATCGGCTGGCAGCTCGTGTCGATCGACGGCGAGCCCGCCGGATCGGATTTCCGCTCCTCGCTGGATCGCGATTCGAAGCTGCTGTTCCTCGACGATGGCGGCCGCCCGCGCAGCCTCACTCTGCGCGGTGCGTTGATCGCGCCCGAGCCCGAGCGCCGCGCCGAGCGTCTCCCCGGCGGCATCCTCCACCTCGCGCTCGACGTCTTTTCGCCCGGCGCCGAACGCTGGGTGGGCGATCAACTGCGCGACGGTCCGCCGCCCGCCGGGGTGATCCTCGACCTGCGCGAGAATGAGGGCGGCGACGCCGACGCCATCGCCCGCGTCGCCGGCCGCTTCTTCCTCGAGAAGCAGACGCTGCTCCGCCGCACCCACCGCGACGGATTCGAGGATGTGCCGATCGCCGGCGCCGGCCGCCGCGCTTATGGCGGGCCGCTCGCCGTGCTCGTCGGCCCGCGCAGCGCGAGCGGGGCCGAGGCGATCGCCGCGATGATCGACGAATCGGGGCGCGGGCTGACGGTGGGCGACAAGACATCGGGCGCGCTCACCGGCGCCGACGAGATCGACCTGCCCGATGGCGGAATGCTCTCGGTCGCGGTGTTCGACATCCGCACGCCCTCCGGCCAGCGCATCGAGGGGCGCGGCTTCACCCCGCGCTACGTCGTCCGCCCCACGGTGGCCGATCTGCGCGCCGGCCGCGATCCGGTGCTGGAGAAAGCGGTCGCGCTGTTGCAGGAGGGGTGA
- a CDS encoding L-serine ammonia-lyase: MKSIDAAAAISVMDLFTIGIGPSSSHTVGPMRAALMFVEAVAAAGLTPTRLLTDLYGSLALTGRGHATDSAILLGLSGHRPETVDPEAMGAIVAAIREQGRLTGPAGTVAFDEATDLLLHMGTFLEGHSNAMRFTAFVGDEAVMAREYWSIGGGAVVEAGVDPAAIGPGHNHVQPLPFSSGAEMLAAGEETGLSIAAIVLANERAWRPPAETAAFLDSVAAAMSASIDRGVRQEGILPGGLKVKRRARAIHARLRSQPASEQAARVFEWVSLFALAVNEENAAGGRVVTAPTNGAAGVIPAVIRYYEKFVPGADAEGVRSFLLTAAAIGFLYKKRASISAAEMGCQGEVGVACSMAAAGLAAVLGATNQQIENAAEIGMEHNLGLTCDPIGGLVQIPCIERNTMGAVKAINAAYLAMQGDGRHIVSLDAVIETMRQTGEDMQSRYKETSLGGLAVNVVEC, translated from the coding sequence ATGAAATCGATCGACGCCGCCGCCGCGATCAGCGTGATGGATCTCTTCACCATCGGCATCGGCCCCTCCTCCTCGCACACCGTCGGCCCGATGCGCGCGGCGCTGATGTTCGTGGAGGCCGTCGCCGCCGCCGGCCTCACGCCGACCCGGCTGCTGACCGATCTCTACGGGTCGCTGGCGCTCACCGGGCGCGGCCATGCCACCGACAGCGCGATCCTGCTGGGGCTTTCCGGCCACCGCCCCGAAACGGTCGATCCCGAGGCGATGGGCGCGATCGTCGCCGCGATCCGCGAGCAGGGCCGCCTCACCGGTCCCGCCGGCACCGTCGCCTTCGACGAGGCGACCGACCTGCTGCTTCACATGGGCACCTTCCTCGAAGGCCACAGCAACGCGATGCGCTTCACCGCCTTTGTCGGCGACGAGGCGGTGATGGCGCGGGAATATTGGTCGATCGGCGGCGGCGCGGTGGTGGAGGCCGGGGTCGATCCCGCCGCGATCGGGCCGGGGCACAATCATGTCCAGCCGCTGCCTTTCTCTTCCGGCGCCGAGATGCTGGCGGCGGGTGAGGAGACGGGGCTTTCCATCGCCGCGATCGTGCTGGCCAACGAGCGCGCGTGGCGCCCGCCGGCCGAAACCGCCGCCTTCCTCGATTCGGTGGCGGCGGCGATGAGCGCATCGATCGATCGCGGCGTGCGGCAGGAGGGCATCCTCCCCGGCGGCCTCAAGGTGAAGCGCCGCGCCCGCGCGATCCACGCCCGCCTCCGCTCGCAGCCCGCTTCCGAACAGGCGGCGCGGGTGTTCGAATGGGTCAGCCTGTTCGCGCTGGCGGTGAACGAGGAGAATGCCGCCGGCGGCCGGGTCGTCACCGCCCCCACCAACGGCGCGGCCGGCGTGATCCCCGCCGTGATCCGTTACTATGAGAAATTCGTTCCCGGCGCCGATGCCGAAGGGGTGCGCAGCTTCCTCCTCACCGCCGCCGCGATCGGCTTTCTCTACAAGAAGCGCGCGTCGATCTCGGCCGCCGAAATGGGGTGTCAGGGCGAAGTCGGCGTCGCCTGCTCGATGGCGGCGGCGGGGCTGGCGGCGGTGCTGGGCGCCACCAACCAGCAGATCGAGAATGCCGCCGAGATCGGCATGGAGCATAACCTCGGCCTCACCTGCGACCCGATCGGCGGGCTGGTGCAGATCCCCTGCATCGAGCGCAACACGATGGGCGCGGTGAAGGCGATCAACGCCGCCTATCTGGCGATGCAGGGCGACGGCCGCCACATCGTGAGCCTCGACGCGGTGATCGAGACGATGCGCCAGACCGGCGAGGATATGCAGAGCCGGTACAAGGAAACGAGCCTGGGCGGGCTGGCGGTGAACGTGGTGGAGTGTTGA
- a CDS encoding quinone oxidoreductase family protein has product MARAAKIEAIGGPEVIRIVDVEVGQPGPGEVRVRHTAIGVNFIDTYHRGGVYPVPLPSGIGMEAVGVVEAVGPDVTAFKIGDRVTTFGPKIGSYATERLVPADSLFLVPDDIDDETVAASLLKGLTTEALVERAARVQAGWTVLVHAAAGGVGLILTQWLKAIGATVIGTAGSAAKAERATAAGADHIILYDEEDVAARVREITGGAGVPVVFDGVGAATWEASLASLARRGLVVSFGNASGVVTGVALGSLTQAGSAFVTRPKLFDYYVEPEERAAGAARLFALIRDGSITVEIGQRFPLEQAADAHRALESRATTGSTILLP; this is encoded by the coding sequence ATGGCACGCGCAGCGAAAATCGAGGCCATCGGCGGGCCGGAGGTGATCCGCATCGTCGATGTCGAGGTGGGCCAGCCCGGCCCCGGCGAGGTGCGGGTGCGGCACACCGCGATCGGCGTGAACTTCATCGATACCTATCATCGCGGCGGCGTCTATCCCGTGCCGCTGCCCAGCGGGATCGGCATGGAGGCGGTCGGCGTGGTCGAGGCGGTCGGGCCGGACGTGACCGCGTTCAAGATCGGCGACCGGGTGACGACCTTCGGCCCGAAGATCGGCAGCTACGCGACCGAGCGGCTGGTGCCGGCCGATTCGCTGTTCCTGGTGCCCGACGATATCGACGACGAGACCGTCGCCGCCTCCCTGCTGAAGGGCCTGACGACCGAGGCGCTGGTGGAGCGCGCCGCCAGGGTGCAGGCGGGCTGGACGGTGCTGGTCCATGCGGCGGCGGGCGGGGTCGGGCTGATCCTGACGCAATGGCTGAAGGCGATCGGCGCGACGGTGATCGGCACGGCGGGGTCGGCGGCCAAGGCCGAGCGCGCCACGGCGGCCGGCGCGGATCATATCATCCTCTACGACGAGGAGGATGTCGCGGCGCGCGTGCGCGAGATCACCGGCGGCGCGGGCGTGCCGGTGGTTTTCGACGGCGTCGGCGCCGCGACGTGGGAAGCGAGCCTCGCCAGCCTCGCCCGGCGTGGTCTGGTGGTGAGCTTCGGCAACGCATCGGGCGTGGTGACCGGCGTGGCGCTGGGCAGCCTCACCCAGGCGGGCTCGGCCTTCGTCACCCGGCCCAAATTGTTCGATTATTATGTCGAACCGGAAGAGCGGGCGGCGGGGGCGGCACGGCTGTTCGCGCTGATCCGCGACGGCAGCATCACGGTGGAGATCGGCCAGCGATTCCCGCTGGAGCAGGCGGCCGACGCCCATCGCGCGCTCGAATCGCGGGCGACCACGGGCTCGACGATCCTGTTGCCCTGA